In the Anaerolineae bacterium genome, TGCACATCCGCGGAGCACCCGCCATAGGAGTGGCTGCCGCTTTCGGCCTGGCCTTGGTGGCCTTTCACTCCAACGCTTCTTCCTCCGAAGAACTTCTCCAGGAGCTGGAAGAAGCCGCCGTCGTCCTACGCAACACCCGCCCAACTGCAGTTAATCTGTTTTGGGCACTGGAAAGGGTGATGGCAAAAGCTCGCTCCCACCAGGGAGATGTGCCCTCCCTAAAAAACGCTGTGATCGCGGAAGCCCTGCTCATTGCCGAAGAGGACGTAGAAACTAACAAGAAAATGGGGGCATATGGAGCTACATTGATAAAAGACGGTTACAATATCCTCACTCACTGCAACACCGGAGCTCTGGCTACGGTGGATTACGGCACCGCCCTCGGAGTCATAAGAACTGCTTGGGAGCAAGGGAAACGCCTCCACGTCTGGGTAGACGAAACCCGCCCGCGCCTTCAAGGAGCTCGCCTCACAGCCTGGGAGCTCCAGCAACTTGGCATACCAGCCACCCTGATAGCCGACAATGTCGCTGGCCTGCTCATGAGACAGGGGAAGGTGGACATCGTCCTGGTGGGAGCAGACCGTATCGCCGCCAATGGCGATTTGGCTAACAAAATCGGAACCTACAACCTGGCAGTTTTGGCCCACTATCACGGGATCCCCTTCTACTCCGTGGCTCCCACCTCCACCATTGACCTTTCCATCCCTTCCGGAGAGCACATTCCCATTGAAGAAAGGGACTCAACGGAAGTCACCCACATAGAAAGCATCCCGGTAGCCCCGAAGGGCTTCCCGGTCTACAACCCAGCCTTCGATGTAACCCCTCATCGTTTCATCACGGGGATTGTAACAGAAAAGGGAATTGTCTATCCCCCCTTTGATTTAAACCTGCGCCGCATTATGGAGGAAAGCTGAATGGCTTTAAAAAAAGTGGGGAAAAGCACCTGGCTTCTTTCCGGTGGCTCCAACGTAGGCTTCGCAGTTGTGGAAGGGAAAGCCATTGTGGTAGATAGCGGCCTGGACAGAGACTCCGCCAGGCAGGTGGCAAGAGCGCTGGAAGGACTTGGAGCTAAAGCCTGTGCCCTCATCATAACCCACGCTCACGCTGACCATTTCGGAGGCGCAGCAGCTTTGAAGGAAAGGTTTGGAGTTAAAGTCTTTGCTCCTGAATTTGAAACAGCCGTAGTGGAAAACCCGATCCTTGAGCCCCTCTGGCTTTTCGGTGGGGCGTGGCCAGTAAAAGCTCTGCAGGGGAAATTCACCCTTGCCAGACCATGCCGGGTGGATGAACTTATAAACGAAAAAACTGTGAAACTGGAAGAACTTGAAATCAAAATCCAGCCCCTTCCTGGTCATTCCCCGGGGCAGATAGGCCTGATCTTTGAAGACACTTTTTTCTGCGCTGATTCCTTTTTTCCCCTGGAAACCCTGGCCAAACACGGCATCCCTTACTGTACCGATATGGATTCAGCCATCGCCACCCTTAAGAAATTTGAAGAAAGTTTCTGGTCCTGCGAATACTTCATCCCGGGCCACGGGGAGGCTCTTCAGAACCCGGCGCCTCTGGCCGAAGCCAACCGCAGGCGCCTTGAAGAAATAAGGGGAAAAGTGATGGACCTCCTCCGCTCCCCCAGCGACGAAACGGCTCTCATGCGAGGGGTAGCTCAAGCCCTGAACTTCGCTTACCGTGACCTTACCCATTACTACCTCTGCCGAACCACTATATACGCTGCTCTTACCTCTCTGGAGAAAGAAGGGGTGGTAGAGGCTTTTGTGGAAGGAAACAACCTTCTATGGCGAAGGGTTTAATGGGAGGCCTTTATGGATAGAAGAAAACTCTTATGGCAACTCACAACGGTAGGTAGCCTGCCCCATACCAGTGCCGGGGAAGCCTGGGCCATCATCCTGGAAAAAGTCCCTGTAGTCCCCAACTGGCCTCAACTGCCCCGCCGCAGCTTTTTGGAAAACATGTACGTCCAGTTCTCGGAAAAATTCCCGGGCTTGGTCCTGGACCTGGAAAACAGGCGAATTTATGTTGACAAAACCCGGGACCTGGAGCCTGAGCTGGAAGCCCTGTATATTGCCTACCTTGAGAACAAACTGGAACACGGCGCCATAAGTCCCGATTACGCTCAGGGCCTGGCCACTGCTCACCAGTACCTTTCGGGCCATCCGGTAGTAGCGGTAAAGGGTCAGGTTACAGGCCCTGTGAGCTGGGGGCTAAGCGTAGTGGATCAGGAGCGGCGTCCGATCCTTTACGACGAAGTCCTTGCAGAGGCGGTGGCCAAGCACCTGCGCTTGAAAGCTGCCTGGCAGGAGAAGGAGCTCAGGAAAATTTCCTCCAGCACCATAATCTTTGTGGATGAGCCTTACATGGCTGCCTTCGGTTCGGCCTTTGTCCCCCTGAGCCGCGAACAAGTTATATCCCTGGTGGAAGAAGTCCTTTCGGGGATAAAGGGCCTCAAAGGTGTTCACTGCTGCGCCAATACCGATTGGTCCATCCTTCTGGAGACCTCTATTGATATCCTCAACTTTGACGCCTACGGGTACGCAGAAAACCTGGCCCTCTATCCGGAAGAGGTAAAGCGGTTCCTGGAACGAGGGGGGATAATCGCCTGGGGGATTGTCCCCGCTGGCGAGGAAATAAACCGCGAAACTCCCGAGAGCCTGGTGGCCAAGCTGGAGCAAGCGATGTCCCTCTTGATAAAGAAAGGCATCCCCCAGGAGATGCTCATCAACGCCTCCATGATAACCCCTTCCTGCGGGACGGGCTCCTTGAGCCTTGAAACTGCCGGGAAAGTCATCGGGATGGCTGCGGAGGTGGCCAGGAGGCTTCAGGATAAATACCTTAAGGAGGTGCAAAAATGAGAAATATCCTGATAGAAGCCCTTAAATCAGTCCCAGTGGAAGAGCAACAGGTGGAACTCGTGGAACGCAAAGGAACAGGACATCCCGATTCCATCTGCGATGCCATAATGGAGGAAGTTTCAGTAGCATTGTGTAAAGCCTACACTGAAACCTTCGGGAAAATCCTTCACCACAACATAGATAAGGGCTTTCTGGTGGCCGGAATCACCGAGCCCAAGCTCGGCGGAGGCAGGGTAATAGAGCCAATGAAGCTCATCTTCGGTGATAGGGCCATCTACGAATTTCAGGGGAAGAAAGTCCCTGTGGGGGAAATAGCCATTGAGACGGCCAAAAATTGGATCCGCAGGAACCTGCGCTTTGTGGATCCTGAAAAGCATGTAGTTTACCAGAATGAAATAAAGCCCGGCTCTCCAGAACTGGTGGACATCTTTGCCCGGGAAGTGATTGGCGCCAACGATACCTCTGCTGCCGTTGGTTATGCTCCCCTGACCCAGACCGAACGCATTGTTTACGAAGTGGAGCGGTTCCTTAACTCCCCTGAATTCAAAGCCCGCTTCCCTGAATCCGGAGAGGACATAAAAGTTATGGGCTACCGTTACAACCGCCATCTCACCCTGACTATCGCCATGGCTTTCGTAGACCGCTTCGTGGAAAGCGAAGCCCAGTATTTTGCCCGCAAGGAAGAGATAAGGGAAGCTGTAAAGGCCTTTGTAGAAAGCAGAAACCTCAATTTTGACCACATCATCATTGACCTCAACACCCTTGATGTCCCGGGGCGAGGCGAAGCCGGAATGTATCTGACAGTCCTGGGCACCAGCGCAGAAGGAGGCGATTGCGGCCAGGTAGGGCGCGGAAACAAAGTGAACGGAGTCATCGCCCTGAACCGGCCCATGAGCACTGAAGCTGCTGCTGGTAAAAACCCCGTAAGCCATGTGGGCAAAATCTACAATCTCCTAACCCACCGCATTGCCGACCAGCTTTACCATCGAGTAGAGGGGATAAGAGAGGTGTATGTATGGCTTTGTTCACAGATAGGGCGGCCCATAGATCAGCCTCTTATCGCCTCAGCCCAGCTTATCCTCAAGCCTGGAGTAGAGCTTGAGGCCATAAGAGGAGAAGTTGTTGCTATAATAGAGGAGGAACTGGCTAACATCTATAACTTTACGGCTGCCCTTTCCCGGGGAGAGTATCCAGTCTGGTAAAAGAAGGGGTAAAGGATTGAAGGCAAGATGCTGATCCTGGGGATTGAAACTTCTTGCGACGAAACTTCGGCTGCGGTGGTGAGAGATGGCCGCTTCATCCTCTCCAACGTGGTGGCCTCCCAGATTGAAATCCACCGCCGCTACGGTGGAGTCTTCCCTGAAATAGCCTCCCGCCAGCACATCCTCTCCATAGTCCCGGTGATAGAAGAAGCCCTCAAGAAAGCTCAGGTTACATGGGAAGACCTCAACGGCGTAGCGGTCACTTACGGGCCAGGACTGGCAGGTTCTCTCCTTGTGGGAGTGAACGTGGCCAAGGCCATTGCGTGGGCCAGGGGCCTTCCCCTCATCGGAATAAACCACATTGAGGCTCACATTTATGCCAACTGGCTCACAGATGAACCGCCTTCTGAATTTCCACTGCTGTGCCTGGTAGTTTCGGGAGGCCACACCTCCCTTTTCATCATGAAAGACCATGGAGAATATCAAGAGCTGGGCCACACCCTGGACGATGCGGCTGGAGAAGCTTTTGATAAAATAGCCAGACTGCTGGGCCTTGGCTTTCCTGGAGGCCCAGCGATAGAGCGGGAAGCAAAGCGTGGGAACCCCGAGGCCTTCAAGTTCCCGAGAGCCTGGCTTAAAGGGACATACAATTTCAGCTTCAGCGGCCTCAAAACCGCCGTCCTGAGAGAAATCCAGCGCTACGGAGAAGACATATCTCTAAAGCCGGAGGTTAAAATTCCAGCTCACATACCTGTTGCAGACCTCGCAGCCTCTTTCCAGGAAGCAGTGGTGGAAGTTCTGGTGGAAAAAACACGCCAGGCGGCTATGAACTACAAAGTCAAAGAAGTCCTTCTGGCAGGAGGGGTGGCAGCCAACTCTCTTCTGCGGGAAAAGATGAAAGCCTTAGTCCCCGTCCCGGTCCGCTGGCCACCTCCGGAGCTCTGCACCGACAACGCCGCTATGGTGGCTGCGGCAGGTTACTTTAACCTTATAAAAGGGCTGAGAAGCAGTTGGGACCTTGATGTGATCCCAAACCTGAGGCTCGGAACGAGGAGGTAGCCAATGATAAAAGAGTACCTTTTTCCCCGCAGTGTAGAAGAAGCCCTGGAGCTTCTGGAGCGCTACGGCGGAGAAGCACGCATAATCGCCGGGGGGACAGACCTGGTCCTCCAGCTCAAAAGGGGCGAAGTAAGCGCTGGAGTTCTTGTGGATATAACCCGTATCCCCGAAATCAGAGGCATAAGGGAAGAAGACGGTTACATCTGGATTGGTGCAACAACCACTCACCAGGAAGTGGCGGAATCTCCCCTTATCCAGGCCAGGGCCAGCCTCTTAGCCAGGGCTTGCCGGAGCATTGGTTCCCTTCAGATCCGAAATGTGGGGACCATCGGAGGCAACCTCGTTAACGCTATGCCCGCAGCCGATTCCGTCATAGCCCTTTTGGCCTTGGACGCAGAGGTGGAAATAGCCTCTAAGGACGGCACCCGCTGGGTACCAATAACCGAATTCCACAGAAACGTAGGGGAATGCTGTATAAATCCGTGCATTGAGCTGGTCAAAGGGGTGCGATTTCGCCCGCTGGGAGAAAATGAAGGCTCGTCTTTCCAGAGGCTTGCCCGCCGTCGTGCTCTGATACTTCCAATCCTTAACGTCGGAGTGGTAGCGGGCTGGGACGAAGGCCGATTTTCCAGAGTTGCCATCGCCATAGGGCCTGTGGCCCCGGTTCCCTTCAGAGCCCGGAAAGCTGAAGAGTTCCTCAAAGGTTCTCCAATATCGCTGGAAAATATAGAAGAAGCCGCTCGCCTGGCCCAGGAAGAGGCTCAACCCCGTTCCAGCCTCCTGCGAGGCTCAGCTGAATACCGCAAAGACATGGTTAAAGTTCTTGTGCGCCGCGCCCTCGTGGAAGCCGTCCACCTTTAGGAAACACTACCCCTGTAACTTTTTCACCCTTTCAACCACTCCTCTTTCCTCGCACCGCATCCTGGCCCATTATAAGCAGGGAGACAACGCCTAAAACAGCAGCCACATGAAGGTACATCCCATGGACGTAAAGATTGTCAAAGAAATTGTGGACCGTCAGGTGGATGAAACTGCCGATGGCGCCAACCATAAGAGCCCTCTTCCACCCGGCAATCCACCTGAGGGCTCGCAGGGTTTGAACAAAGACCCATCCCCAAAAGAATAGGTAAGCCAGTAACCCGATAAATCCGGTCTCAGCGGCGATGTTCAAGTAGTAATTATGAGCATGGCCTAAGGGTTCAGGCCAGCGTGGTAAAGCATAGGCGTGATAAACTGGCTCGTAGTTTCCTATTCCCACCCCAAACCAGAAATGGTCCCCCCACATCCTAAGGGCAGCATCCCAGTGGGCAAGCCTTTCTATGATGGCATAGTTTTCATCGGTTATCTCGGCAGTCCTCAAATCCTCCAGGCCGGGTGAAATGGACAAATCCCGGAACCTCGCCAAAAACGGCTCCAGTGGAGGCCTTATAAGCAAAGCCAGAATCAGGAACAATAGACCCAAACCGATGGAGACCCTCTTATCCATAAGCGCCGCTAAAACCGCCAGAGCCGCCATTGCCCCCAGCCATGCCCCCCTTGACCAGCTCATAATCAGAGCCATTCCTGTCACCCCCGCCACAGCAAGACAGGCCGATCCCAGACTCAAGCGCAGCCGCCAGGAAATTCCCCTATCAAGAATCAGACCCAGGCCTGCCGCCAGAGCCAGAGGCATAACAAGACCCATGTATCCACCGAAGGGGTTAGGCTGCATGAAATGCCCATAAGCCCGAACGAATTTCCCCATTACCACAAAGTGCTCGGGACCAGAGCGGGTCAAAAACTGATAAACCCCGAAGGAGCCTTCCACAAAACCTGCCAGAAGAAGCCCTCCGACGATCCAGGGAATACCTTTCTCTTCAATGGCTGTGGAAATAATGAGGTAGACCATAAGGACTTCACCCCATTTGAGGAGCTCTTTCAGAGAGTATTCGAGAGAAGTGGCTTGGAGAACGGAAACGGCCATTACCCCGTAGAGGATAAGGGCTGGTAGAAAGAAGGGGCCAAAGCCACGCCAGTTTTCCCTCAATACCGATTTTCTCGCCAGCCATACCCCTGCTGCCAGCGCTACCGTTAATTCAGTTAGCCCAACCCGGGCCGGGCCTATGGAAATTTCCCGGATAGAGCCCAGGGGTATGCTCAGAGCTAAAAGAGGGAAAACTGCCACCGGATGTAAAAGCACGATTATGCTTACCGTTGTCGCTCCCAGCAGAGCTGCGGACCACTTTACAGGCAAAAACAAAATAACCAGCCCTGTCGCCAGGGCCAGAAACGTTTCTCTAAGCCTCACGAAAGCTTCCTCTTACAATTGCATCAGTCATTCTGGCGACCCGAACCATCGCTTTTACATCGTGCACCCTCACTATATCTGCTCCGGCAGCTATACCGAGGGCTACCGTAGCTGCGGTCCCCTCCAACCTTTCGCTCGGAGGAAGATTGAGGACATATCCTATCACCGATTTTCTGGAAGTCCCCAGAAGGATGGGCCTCCCCAAAACTTTGAGCTCCCCAAGACGCTGGAGGATTTCCAGATTCTGCTCCACCGTCTTTCCGAAGCCTATACCCGGGTCCACTATAATCTTGTCAAAATCCACACCAGCTTCAAGGGCAAGGTTTATGCTGTACTCAAGTTCCTGGATGATATCTGCCATAAGATCGCGGTACTCTATCCCTACATAACGGCCCCCGAGACGTTCCTCTTGAACAGCATTTTTCGGCTGAGAGCGGTTGTGCATTATCACAACCGGGACCCTGTATTTAGCCACAACCCTGGCCATATCGGGGTCCATCCTCAACCCCCACACATCATTAACCATGCTGGCCCCAGCTTCAAGGGCTTCCTGTGCTACTCTGGCTTTGTAAGTATCAATAGAAATGGGCACATCTACCTCCCTGACCAGCCGCTTGAGAACCGGCATGACCCGATTTAACTCTTCTTCCTCTGAAATGGGCTGAGAACCGGGTCGGGTTGACTCCCCTCCTATGTCTAAGATATCGGCTCCCTCCTCTACAAAACGGAGAGCCTGCTCTACGGCCTTTTCCACGTCTCCGGCAAGGCCATCTCCGGAGAAAGAATCGGGCGTAACGTTAATTATTCCCATAACGTAGGTGCGCTCGCCCCATACAAAACTTTTACCCCCGATCTCCATCGGCTTTAAGCTTCCCCCGTGGTAATTCTTCAGGGCTCCTTCTATTTCTTCAGCGATGGCTCTTATGGTATCATCGGGGAACTGGCGTAGGAAGGAAACCAGAGCCTCCAGCTGAGCCACCGTTCCCATCAGAATGACATCGGTGGGGGCAGCAGCTCCGAAATACACCGCCGCCGATATAGCCCCTTCCCCTCCGAGCCTGAGCATTTCCTGCTTGAGGATGTGAGCAATATCGTAATTGACGTTTTCCAGCTTCACAGCCCTGAAGAAACCTTTGGGAAGCATAAGCTGAAGGCCTTCCTGGTCCACTCCTATTTTTTCCAGCTCTTTTCTGAGGCCATCGGGGGTAAAATACTGCAGAATCCGGGCATTAAATTTTCGCATCTTTCACCTCCTTGCGGAGTGTGGCCTAATTATACCAAAAATCTCAGGGCACCTTCAAGTGTTTTTTAAATTAAAAACCTCAGCAAGGGGGAAGAGATGAAATTTGCGGTAGTAGCCAGAGACAAGCAACCTGTTAGAGATGCGCTGGCTGAGAAAATTGTGGCCATTTTGCAATCAAAGGGGCATATACTTTCCCATGAGGACGACCCAGAGGTCGGATTAATCCTTAATCTGACGGATGCTAATGAGCCCCGGCCCTATCGTCGTAAATCAAAAGGGGTGTTCGTGGCAAGCCTGGCCACGGTGGAAGAACTTCCGGAGAATGCCCACCGGGCCGCTTACACCGTGCTGGTCCGGAGCCTTTCCAACCTCGTGCTTTACGCTCACGTCAGGGGCGAAAACACCGATATCTACTTTACAACCCTGGAAGCCGGGTTCTACAAAGTCCCTTGGGACCCCGAAGAGGTTTACAGCCACTTAATGCCTCTGGCCTGCTCCGTCCTGGTGATAGAGAACGAAATTATCCCTGACTTGCCTCCCGCTTACTGGAACGGCACCCCTGTGACGGAAAAGCTCATTCATTACGGGCGAGAGATGGACAGAATGGGCATCCTGCCAGCCCCCTTCCCGATCCACGAACTCCTATCAGAGCGGGATCTGCGGCACGTCTACCTCCTCTACGGCATAACGGGCTTAAGCTATGGCAACTTGAGCGCTCGCGAGGACATCCCGGAACTTGGAGGAACTACTTTCTGGATGACAGCCAGGGGGGTTAACAAGGCAAAGCTCTCCAGAATCGGGAAAGATATTGTCCTGATAAAAGGCTTTAACCCCGAAAAGAACACCATATTAGTAAGCGTTCCACCAGATCATGACCCCACGGTTCGGGCCTCGGTTGATGCCATTGAGCATTACCTCATCTATTCAACTTTTCCTGAAGTGAGAGCCATTGTCCACGCTCATGCCTGGATGGAGGGAGTGGTCCCCACCCGTCAGAACTACCCCTGCGGGACAAGGGAACTGGCCCAGGAAGTGGTTAACGTCCTCAAACAAGCTCAAGACCCCTCCAGAGCCATAGTGGGGCTAAAGAACCACGGTCTGACCATAACCGGACGAAGCCTGGACGAAATCTTTGAACGCATAAGAGGTAAACTCATAACCCAAGTTCCCATGATGCCCTGACAGAACCTCTCAAACGCAGGCAAGCTATTCTCATGCGCCTGAAGCTACTTTTGCTTGAAACTCCAAATCAGTGTTTTAAGTTGTTGCTTTCTGCCCCTTTGATGTATAATATCGAGTGATAAGAAAAAGGGGCATTACCGTTATGGTGGTCCATAACAATACTGCGGCAAGGCCTATTAGCTGAGCATAAAGCTGATGGGGAAAGTCCGGGATAAAGCCTTGCAAAACCAGAAGCCCACTCACCCCCTGGCCAGAAACCCCCAAGTAGTTTCCTGGAATACCGTTCCAGCCTTCGCCATACCTGCCATCGGCCAGGAAAGCGGGAAGCAGAATTCCTACAATTCCTCCCAAACCGCTTGTGGCCATCACCCCCGAGGGGTCCCCAAACCTGAAAACTTCCTCCCAGAGGTAGACCACAAATGGAATGAGGAATCCTACCATGAGACCCGCGAGCCATCCAGCCCAGAAAGGGATAAAGAAGGAACAGGTCCCTCCGGCTATGAGACCCGCCACCCCTCCCCTAACGGCCATGAGAAAGTCCCCGGAACCGGTGACAAGGAAAGAATAAATGGAGGCTCCCAGGATTCCTCCCATCGTTGCCAGCAGAACGTTCACCATTCCCACGTTTACACAAATGGTAGGGTAAACAGAATACACAGGGTGACCGGCGAGAAAAGCTCCAGCCCCTATGACAGCCAGAACGAGGCCAGTGCCTGCCAGAAGAGGAAGATGAACGGGAGGCATGACAGGAACTGGAGCGGGCTTCTGGCGGAAGCCCAGGATAGCTGCTCCCAGGAAAGAGACAAAGGCCCCCATAAGGTGCGGGGAAGAGGCCCCCAGCACATCAATGAAACCATGGCCAAGCCCTACATTTTTCCCCAGGTGATAAAGCCACCCACCACCCCAAACCCAGTTCCCTACGACAGGGTGAAGGAAAAAGGCAATAATCAGTCCTATGAACAAAAGTATAAAGCGGTTAACCCTGCCCCAAAGGTTAGCCAGGGGGAGAAATACAGCCAGAGAAACGAGGGAGAGCCCATGGAGGAAGAGGGCGAAAGCTTCAGGAGAAAGCTCCTCACCCCTGAGAAAGAAACCGTAAAGGCCTATTGCTCCCCAGCCTGGCCCCCACCGCACATCCAAGGGAGACCATTCCCAGATAAGGCCATCGAGTCCCTTTATGTCCCTGTGGACGAGGCCTATGCCCCCGAATTCCAGGGCAAAGCCGCTTACAAAATAGCCAAGGGTCCCAAGGGCCAGGGAAAGGAAAAAGATGTAAACAATATCTTTAGCCTCTTGTGGTTTCCTCCCCCCTATGGCCACGAGGGCGAAACCCAGCGGGAGAAGCAGGCTCAAAAGGCTCAACATAGTGCAACCTCCTTTTGGAAATTTTGCCTGAGGAGAGAACCATGAAGTTTATAGCCGATAGCATGTTAGGCTCCCTTGCCAAATGGCTCCGCATCCTGGGCTACGATACCCTCTATTTCCCCCACCTGGACGACGATGAGCTGGCTTACCGGGCTATGGCGGAAGAGAGAGTGCTTCTCACCCGGGACCAGGAACTCGCCCGCAGGAGGGGGGTAAGGGCTCTCCTTATAAAAAGCTCCTCCCTGGAGGAACAGCTCCTTCAGGTGTTCAAAGAACTCGGACTTGAAACAAGAAATAGCTTCTCTCGCTGCCCAATATGCAATGAGCCCCTCAATCCAGTTAACAAAGAGAGCGTCCGTGAAAAGGTCCCTCTCTATGTATTTCAAACCCACGAACACTTCAGCGCATGCCCAACCTGCCACCGGATTTACTGGAGAGGCAGCCACTGGCAAAGGATGAAAGAATGTCTGGACAAACTCACACGAAGTTAAACTATATGGAGGAACCTCCATGTTTACCATCCTTCTATGCCTTGCGGTAGGATTCGGCGCTGGTGTCCTCAGCGGTCTCATAGGGATAGGAGGTGGAGTTATAACAATACCTGCCCTCGTTTACATGTTCAAAATGCCTCAACATTACGCTCAGGGTACTACCCTGGCCATGTTTGTCCTTCCCGCAGGAATTCTGGCAGCCTACACTTACTATCAGCAGGGCTTTGTGAATTTAAAATTCGCTTTCCTCCTGGCCCTGGGCTTCTTAGCTGGCGGTCCGCTTGGAGCCAGACTGGCCGTGCACCTCCCGGAAGAGGTTCTGAAGAGAGTCTTCGGATTTGCCTTGCTGCTCATAGCTTTGAAGATGATCTGGGGAAAGTAAAGTAAAGCGTTAGGGAAAAGCCGAGCACAAAAGCCAGAACCAGCTGACCCAGCTCCAAAGGCCCCAGTATCCTGGTGACATCCCCTCGGAAAAAACGAAGGGAGAAATCAAAGGGCAAATACCCGAAAGCATAAATCAGAAAAACGCTCCCGGTTTTACACGCCTTCAGGTAAATGGCCAGCAAAAAGGCGAAAATCAGGGCACTCCAGAAGGCCCCCGCAAGCTGAACCGGGAAGCGATAAGCTTTTACACCGTAAACATCGGGCAGGAAAAGGGCAGGAAAGCCTTTCCACTCTTTTCCATAGGCAAATCCAGCCGCATAGCATGCCCACCACCCAAAAGCCTGAGCCGGGGCAAGGGACAAAGAAGCAATGTCCAAAAGCTCTGCTAAATTCAACCTTTGAAGACGAGCAAAAAGGGCCAGGGCCAGAAGTCCTCCGGCCAGAGCAAAGGGAAAGGCAAGTCCCCCTCTCCAGAACTGCCAGGCCTCCCCAGGACTTTCCGAAAAATACTCCCAATTGATAACCACAAATCCCGCCCTTCCCAGCATAACTCCTCCAAACATGCTCCATATAAAGGCATCTAAAGCCTTTTCAATACCCCAGCGCCTTTTTCCAGACCAAATGAAAAAAGCTAAACTCACCAGAAACCCCAGTGCCATAAGCAGGGAGTAAGGCATAACAGGCCACTTCCATATCCAGAAAAGGGGCTTCACCAGTTACCTCCTTTCCAGACGGATAAAATCCACAGCTGCGGCCAGAGTGCGGGTGTCAGGATTGTATCCGAGCTTGATGTAAGCATCCTCTCCTTCTCTTTCCAGCCCAGAACCAGAAGGGCTTCCCTTGACCCCCACCAAGGCGTAGCCAGGACCTTTTGATGGCCCTCTGAGCCCGAAGGATTGAAGGACATCCAGGGCATTTGCAGGCCAAAGACCCTCACAAACCGCCCCCACCACAATGCTTCCTTGAGCTATTCTTTCCGCAAAGGAGAGAAAGCTTTCCTCATCTCCCGGCCCGA is a window encoding:
- a CDS encoding methionine synthase, with the protein product MDRRKLLWQLTTVGSLPHTSAGEAWAIILEKVPVVPNWPQLPRRSFLENMYVQFSEKFPGLVLDLENRRIYVDKTRDLEPELEALYIAYLENKLEHGAISPDYAQGLATAHQYLSGHPVVAVKGQVTGPVSWGLSVVDQERRPILYDEVLAEAVAKHLRLKAAWQEKELRKISSSTIIFVDEPYMAAFGSAFVPLSREQVISLVEEVLSGIKGLKGVHCCANTDWSILLETSIDILNFDAYGYAENLALYPEEVKRFLERGGIIAWGIVPAGEEINRETPESLVAKLEQAMSLLIKKGIPQEMLINASMITPSCGTGSLSLETAGKVIGMAAEVARRLQDKYLKEVQK
- a CDS encoding methionine adenosyltransferase; this encodes MRNILIEALKSVPVEEQQVELVERKGTGHPDSICDAIMEEVSVALCKAYTETFGKILHHNIDKGFLVAGITEPKLGGGRVIEPMKLIFGDRAIYEFQGKKVPVGEIAIETAKNWIRRNLRFVDPEKHVVYQNEIKPGSPELVDIFAREVIGANDTSAAVGYAPLTQTERIVYEVERFLNSPEFKARFPESGEDIKVMGYRYNRHLTLTIAMAFVDRFVESEAQYFARKEEIREAVKAFVESRNLNFDHIIIDLNTLDVPGRGEAGMYLTVLGTSAEGGDCGQVGRGNKVNGVIALNRPMSTEAAAGKNPVSHVGKIYNLLTHRIADQLYHRVEGIREVYVWLCSQIGRPIDQPLIASAQLILKPGVELEAIRGEVVAIIEEELANIYNFTAALSRGEYPVW
- the tsaD gene encoding tRNA (adenosine(37)-N6)-threonylcarbamoyltransferase complex transferase subunit TsaD, coding for MLILGIETSCDETSAAVVRDGRFILSNVVASQIEIHRRYGGVFPEIASRQHILSIVPVIEEALKKAQVTWEDLNGVAVTYGPGLAGSLLVGVNVAKAIAWARGLPLIGINHIEAHIYANWLTDEPPSEFPLLCLVVSGGHTSLFIMKDHGEYQELGHTLDDAAGEAFDKIARLLGLGFPGGPAIEREAKRGNPEAFKFPRAWLKGTYNFSFSGLKTAVLREIQRYGEDISLKPEVKIPAHIPVADLAASFQEAVVEVLVEKTRQAAMNYKVKEVLLAGGVAANSLLREKMKALVPVPVRWPPPELCTDNAAMVAAAGYFNLIKGLRSSWDLDVIPNLRLGTRR
- a CDS encoding xanthine dehydrogenase family protein subunit M → MIKEYLFPRSVEEALELLERYGGEARIIAGGTDLVLQLKRGEVSAGVLVDITRIPEIRGIREEDGYIWIGATTTHQEVAESPLIQARASLLARACRSIGSLQIRNVGTIGGNLVNAMPAADSVIALLALDAEVEIASKDGTRWVPITEFHRNVGECCINPCIELVKGVRFRPLGENEGSSFQRLARRRALILPILNVGVVAGWDEGRFSRVAIAIGPVAPVPFRARKAEEFLKGSPISLENIEEAARLAQEEAQPRSSLLRGSAEYRKDMVKVLVRRALVEAVHL
- a CDS encoding O-antigen ligase family protein — encoded protein: MRLRETFLALATGLVILFLPVKWSAALLGATTVSIIVLLHPVAVFPLLALSIPLGSIREISIGPARVGLTELTVALAAGVWLARKSVLRENWRGFGPFFLPALILYGVMAVSVLQATSLEYSLKELLKWGEVLMVYLIISTAIEEKGIPWIVGGLLLAGFVEGSFGVYQFLTRSGPEHFVVMGKFVRAYGHFMQPNPFGGYMGLVMPLALAAGLGLILDRGISWRLRLSLGSACLAVAGVTGMALIMSWSRGAWLGAMAALAVLAALMDKRVSIGLGLLFLILALLIRPPLEPFLARFRDLSISPGLEDLRTAEITDENYAIIERLAHWDAALRMWGDHFWFGVGIGNYEPVYHAYALPRWPEPLGHAHNYYLNIAAETGFIGLLAYLFFWGWVFVQTLRALRWIAGWKRALMVGAIGSFIHLTVHNFFDNLYVHGMYLHVAAVLGVVSLLIMGQDAVRGKRSG
- a CDS encoding MBL fold metallo-hydrolase, which produces MALKKVGKSTWLLSGGSNVGFAVVEGKAIVVDSGLDRDSARQVARALEGLGAKACALIITHAHADHFGGAAALKERFGVKVFAPEFETAVVENPILEPLWLFGGAWPVKALQGKFTLARPCRVDELINEKTVKLEELEIKIQPLPGHSPGQIGLIFEDTFFCADSFFPLETLAKHGIPYCTDMDSAIATLKKFEESFWSCEYFIPGHGEALQNPAPLAEANRRRLEEIRGKVMDLLRSPSDETALMRGVAQALNFAYRDLTHYYLCRTTIYAALTSLEKEGVVEAFVEGNNLLWRRV
- the mtnA gene encoding S-methyl-5-thioribose-1-phosphate isomerase translates to MEGKLRTIEWHEGTVKLIDQRQLPHRLVVEECQDHHQLAVAIKEMHIRGAPAIGVAAAFGLALVAFHSNASSSEELLQELEEAAVVLRNTRPTAVNLFWALERVMAKARSHQGDVPSLKNAVIAEALLIAEEDVETNKKMGAYGATLIKDGYNILTHCNTGALATVDYGTALGVIRTAWEQGKRLHVWVDETRPRLQGARLTAWELQQLGIPATLIADNVAGLLMRQGKVDIVLVGADRIAANGDLANKIGTYNLAVLAHYHGIPFYSVAPTSTIDLSIPSGEHIPIEERDSTEVTHIESIPVAPKGFPVYNPAFDVTPHRFITGIVTEKGIVYPPFDLNLRRIMEES